A portion of the Novosphingobium sp. KA1 genome contains these proteins:
- a CDS encoding DUF805 domain-containing protein has translation MLQNMILPFRRFADFKGRSARGEYWAFALLNFLVMMVLGAVFLAFAFSFNLFQDIENGAGPSALFTASMIVPMSILGIYWLAIIVPSLAVTVRRFHDRDMSGWWYLGFFLAGLIPMVGWIASIASLVIMCLPGTPGPNRFGDDPLDPTGADVFA, from the coding sequence ATGCTTCAGAATATGATCCTGCCGTTCCGGCGCTTTGCCGATTTCAAGGGCAGGTCGGCGCGCGGCGAGTATTGGGCGTTCGCGCTTCTCAACTTTCTCGTGATGATGGTGCTGGGCGCGGTGTTCCTGGCCTTCGCATTCTCGTTTAATCTCTTCCAGGACATCGAGAACGGCGCCGGCCCTTCGGCCTTGTTCACCGCCAGCATGATCGTGCCGATGTCGATTCTGGGCATCTACTGGCTGGCGATCATCGTTCCGTCGCTGGCGGTGACGGTGCGTCGTTTCCATGACCGGGACATGAGCGGCTGGTGGTATCTGGGGTTCTTTCTCGCAGGCTTAATCCCGATGGTCGGCTGGATCGCCAGCATCGCCTCGCTGGTCATCATGTGCCTGCCTGGCACGCCCGGTCCCAACCGTTTCGGTGACGATCCCCTCGATCCCACCGGCGCCGACGTCTTTGCCTGA